The sequence tgagaattaggctttgtaactttgtgtgaatattcggaaatatattaggaatcgcttaaaacgaaaaaaaaaaattgatttttttgaccttataaaccaggctccccccttaaggccggcgggccaattaaaaggtcaaaaaaatcgattttttttttcctgaaatcaatagcttagatattcaagaacatgagacacaaattttcagagttaaattccaagtatttgcagagctacagagccgagcgtagtgcggcgtcgagcaactgtgcgcttattgttgtagtgctccGCCCATTGACCGTttactttgaagcgcgttttctcggcttttcattttcacgattttacctaatttatgtacacgattgcaaaaaaactaaacgagctatccatttcattcaaaatgcgttatcttcagtattgttttctcttctatgtgaactaaaaaaacatccaaaaactttttttaagcgacttttttacccagttgaagagttttgtttttccttgaaaaaccacttttttttctaatatacctttcccaaaaattcgaattttacgtgtttctcccaattttcttagttcacatcgaagataattacatcaaaattaataatcttttttttttttgttttcagatgaaaattgcaagttgtatcttgtacagaagttggatacttcagtggcaaggcgctctgggaatctattgataactcggcttacaatatattgttggagattgtacaaatttttttttttagttcaaatatatattaaactattcccaaaacttcatttggctaattgttttttttctcatcctacaacgcttcgcgaaaactactgaatttaggacatctaattggcccgccggccttaagtcaGCTCAGCAGCTGATTCTTTAATATTCATTGAGAGCGGGATAGGGGTTGACGGATGTCTCCATCTTCTTTATTCTctctgcaatttaaaaaaagtaagatAACGGAAAATAgagtataaagaaaaaaattgtttataggcataaaaatgtaaacaaacatcTACATTTGCGTCAATTCCATACCTGACTCCAAGGCGTATCTATGGAAGATGGTGTGATTTGAGTAGTTAATTTTGTCTTCTTCCATTCGCCTTCAATTTAGAAATGCCAGTAAAAGGGAATGACGGaaagtttttgttgtgttgtgaATGCGCGACAAactaattttatctatttgtctTGCAATCCATTTTTCTATTATCTTTCCCTTGACAgttccaatttaaaaaaaaaatttattgttacgCGAATGCCACCGCcttgaatagattcgccttgcctGTTTCTGTCGAATTCATTGATAACCGAGTAGCGGTACCGCTCGATCCTGCTGTATGATCTCAAGCGTGAGATCTATCAACCTTTTGGAGAGCGAGGCAAAATGGCTCACCCCCAAGGCTTTCAATTAAATCAGTGATAAGTaagatttcaaataattaaacTCATAGTTAGAATTTAGAATTAGAGTATGCAGTTAGTAAATAGTtagttagaaaaaaactttaatcaAAGATCGATaacctaatttaatttttttatgaatacatatttacatagaaatacaaatgcgcatattaATTACATAACTGCGAACGTAAActgcaaataataaaatgagagCAATTTAATTATAGAATATTGCTGCAAATGCAAAATTCGTATCAAGTAAAAAGACCTTTCGGTATACATAAATAGCTGACTTAGATTTGCTCACACGGGcatttgcataaatatgtaagggcgcgtgtgcatgtgtgtatgtaagaatCCCTCGTTTTCATACTTTTGCGTATTAACTATTGATAAGCGTGCATTTCATTGTCAGTTTATTCACTTTGGTTGTTTTGGATTTTCCGCTGACGAAAACGGGTGTGCAGTGAGGTGATAATTACACGCGTCTTATCTTCGCGCAAGTTTCCTTCTCTCTTACACAACTGTTGTATGTAGCACAGTTGACAGCGCACACTCCTGCTTCAATTATAGCACAATGCACCGTTTCGCGCCGCATCACAGCGTACCTAAATTGCATAACCCCACGAAAATCCCCTCTGCTTGGGGAATACTTAGTACAGCGAGACTATAACGAATTCTGATACTCATCTCATATAAAAAGCTGGGCCCTATAACACATCGTATCACTTCATCCAGAGTATCGCAATATTAAcaagtgaaaaatgaaattcccaattttgttaGCGGTTTTCTTCGCTATTTTGGCCCTAGTTAAaggtaaaaatgcaaatttactttcaaattaAGTAAtggaaactaaattttttgttcattatAGGCGTTCCAGTGcctggtggtggtggcggtggcggCGGCGGAGGTGGTGGTCGTGGCTGCAATTGTGAGCGAGGAGGTGGAGGTGGTGGAGGCggcggtggcggtggtggtTGGGGCAATGGTCCTGGCGGTCCAGGTGGCGCGGGCGGACCCGACTGTGTAAGGCCCTCTTGGATGCCTCCATGCCCTCCGTAAATTAGTTTTCGCTTTAACATGCCAAAGGCTTAGTATTTTTTACCTCCGAATTAGACTAAATTATATGCAATGCGATTATAAGATCCTTACATACTTgaacgagtatgtatgtactgcTATATGTGAACCAaaagctttaaaataatttaaatatttaataggaaaaataaaatatgaaaatttacatTGAATTCAAGTGTTAAATGATCTTTAATGCGGGGTGTAAGGGCTGCTGGGTCCTTAAAAAGAGacacaatgaaaataaaacaaagcattcCATTGGTACCTCACAACACTGGTAATTTAACAGCTTCGAAAAtgttaacataaaaataaagggtatttcaaaagtgacgcctagtgtcacagtagtgaataattatGGCATCTTGGATATTTATCAAGTAGACACGATAGAGAAACGCTTTAAAATTATTGGGACTTACTATGAAAatgatcgatctttaagaacaaaatatcaaaaaattcataatctttttggtagaaatactcttccaaatgagtcgacaattcaaaagttGGTGACAAAGTTTCAAGAAACTGGCTCTGCTgaagatagaaaaaggactggcaggccAAAAAATGAAACTATGTTGAGAAtatcgctgctgtagcgcaaCCTTTAATATCAATATTTCGAcgatctcaacaattaggcattcatgaatcgactgtttggcagaTTTTATCAGTAGACGTGCTCATGGAGGACATTTAAATTATGTCATTCCCATAAAATTGTTACGAGCCGTATTTTTAATACAAGtaatgaaacctgaaagaatctaaaatgtatatgttttattttaaaacaacctctaGTCGCGTCTTGAAAGATCCTTAAGGACATTTCCATtatatgtttaaagaaaaatcacagAGTTGTTAAACCAGAgagtttaaatatattggatgaCTAATTAAGAAATGGAACATTTATCTTACCCAACCAACATAAGAAAGAAAGGCAGGAGTTTGTTAGGTGCCTAGATCTAAAACTGTTCAGCTACAGAAAATTTTCATCAGCTGAATACTACATGGTCCAATAAGTTCATAAGGTGAGagggtaaaaacaattttttcaaccaaaattcattttattctttAACATAGGTCCCTTCTAGGGCGATACACTTTTCCCAACGGTCTTCTAACATTTTGATGCCTTTCGAAAAATGATCGATAGAAAGTTCTTCAAAATACGCGTCTGCTTCCCATTCAACTTCTTCATTTGATCGAAATCTCTGTCCCTGAAGCCATCTCTTCAAGTTTGGAAACAGTCGCTGGGGGCCAAATCAGGAGAATACGGTcgatggggaagcaattcgtGCAATTTTACCATGACAATCATTAATTTGTGAGccggtgcattgtcttggtggaacaacacttttttctttgctaaaTGAGGCCGCTTTTTCTTGGTTTCGTCGTTCAAACGGTCCAACAAGCTGGCATAATACTCGCCGgtgaccgttttacccttttCAAGATAGTCGATGAAGATTACACCGCAAGCATCCCAAAAAATGCTGGCCAACACCTTTCCAGCCGATTGTTGCGTCTTTGGACGTTTTGGTCGGCTTTGGCCGGCTTCCAACCACTCTGCCGACTGTTTATTCGACTGTGGCTTGTAgtggtggatccatgtttcatccattgttATGAATCGACGCAAAAAGTCGCTTGGATTGTGGGGAAACTGCTCCAAACAATGCTCAGAATCCAttattcgttgttgtttttggttgaTTGTGAgaaaacgcggcacccatcttcagACTAGCTTTTTCACacccaaatgttcatgcaaaatCGTTTCTACTGACCCTTTCGATATGCTTACGGCCTCTGCTAACTCGCGCACTTTCACTTTACGATCATTCAGAATGATAcgatggatttttttgatgttttctggaacAACTGCTTCATTTGGTCGTCCTGAACGCGCTGCATCCTCAGTGCCCGTACGACCGCATCTAAATTCACGAAACCATCGTTCAACGGTTCCGATCGACGGAGCGGAGTCCGAATAATACTTCCGTAGCCATTGGTGTGTTTCcacagtgttttttttaattaaaaaacaatgttttatcAATACACGAATTTcttttgaatccatttttttcacaaaacaaaaagtagCTTCACTTAAACGACTGTAACTCACAAACTAATCGGCAAAATGTCATGAAAATTTGACAAGTAGCTCCTAAAGGGCGGTTCTCACTAAATACCATATGCTTTTGATATAGACGCCGCCATCTATGCCTCACCTTATGAGCTTATTGGACCATGTAGTAAAAGGCTAAAGATATGCTAGACTGGATTGAGTAGTATCGGTGAAAGTGCTGGAATGAGAGTTAAAATCTTGGATCTTGTTTCATTAAGGAGTCTTGATACTTCAAGGAGTTATTGTTCACTTTCGCTAGAAGAAATGGGCTAGGAATTATCCCATTGAGCTGTTTAACTATAAATACAATggtgatatttatttttctggCCTTTTGGATTTCAAATGCTGTCGGGCGTCATTTGTTATTTCAATTGGAATACTTGACACATTTTACCATAAACGCACTCAGAACATTTTGATATGTCAGCCGTATTAGTATTGTTTACATTGGTTTTGAAAACTGATCTCTGCAAGCAAatggaattaatttttgaatttttaaaattttggtggaATTATATTTCATCATATTCGTCATGGATTAATATGACCAGAATGCAACGATGAACTAAAATCATTATACGGCGAGCAAGCACCAGCCCTTAGCACCGTATACAAAGAATTTTTTCGTGATACGAGTAACTGTTCGCTCACGGATGAATTACGCGAAGGTCATCCAAAATGAATTATGCCAGAAATATTGATGCTGTGAACGAAATAATTAAGAAACATCGTGAACGTTGTTTTGTGTTCATACTCTTGTTCAAGATTGCAGAGATGTGCAAAAGGATGTATTCATGTGCTCTCTAGGCACAGTGCATGGCAAGCTCTTTGGCATCCTAGCATCACTCGACATTGACACAAAGGAATTAGGATGTTTAAGGAACCTTTCTGGCAACCTGATGGCCGAAATGAATATTGACAACGAAAAATCGTAAGAAATCCCCATTCTTAAAGGCGTTAAGCAAGAATGTACATTATCACCTCCTTTCAATAAGCTCtttggtttgttttgtttgttttgtgaaaAGTTATGTGTGGTCTGTGCTCTTATTGTTATAGGACATGGAATGTTCGACACTCAAAGTCGCTGACATGAACAGATTCGAGGTCTTCgaaatgtgaatttttaaacGATTTCTCAAAATTCTGTGAACCGATTTGGCTTCCAACATAGAGGTTCTACGAGTATGACAAGTTAACCGAGGCCGAGAACTTCtacaaacaataaaaccaaataccacattttacaattaatacTGCAAGGAAAAATTGAAGGGAAACGATGTGTGGGCCGGAAGCAGTTATCTTGGTCAAATAAGGCCTCATGACGCATGGAAACTCTCTTTCATTACGCCCTTCTTtaagagtggcaataaaaatgacgtTAGAAGACCTCACTCTAAGCTGTCaactatttccaaaatttttgagcacgcGATCTATGCAAAgctgagttttgccgttaaatctttaatttgccctaatcagcatgggtttattgctaacagatctacagtatctaatctggctgtttttagtgaatactgcattgattctttctccgctggcttccaggtcgactttatttacaccgacttttcgaaagccttcgacaaagtttctcatagaatcttagttaaaaaattagctagtCTTGGCTAACATTCTacatttctgcaatggataaactctCATTTGAGCAATAGACGTTGTGTTGTAACAATTGATGGTATTTCATCTACCTCCTTTGCTGCCACctcaggtgttccgcaaggaagtatcttgggaccgcttttatttgtgttatttattaatgacatcaaaagttgtttcacatttgctaaatttatgctttatgctgatgaccttaagatcttctcagcgATCAAGACGCAGGCTTTACTTGTGGTACCAAAATTCACGACTTGcgctgaacttatctaagtgcttccaaatatcttactcaAAAACATCTAACATTTTGTGCACTAAGTGCAAGATCTCcgcatgtgtcctgcagtgtgtTAGCGAGTTTAAGGACCTTAGCGTCATCTTTgataacaaattctcttttaatagccatataaattatattacttctaaatctttttcgatgttgggcttcgtcagacggaacgccactaagttctctgatccctataccattaagttactgtatacatcttttgttagatcccatttagaatatgctgcttttatttggagaccttgtagtcagcaagctattaatagaatcgaacgtgtgcaaaaaatatttctcaaatatgcccttcggtccctgaattttattgatcccatgccataatattctgctcgtctcatgcttataagtctcaagtccttagagattcgtaggtctatactgtgtctgccttttactcataatattattactggagtaattgattgttcctacttgttggaaaggattcgatttaatgttccccagcgatctcttaggaacttctacccttattatgggggaagctttaaaactacgtatgccagtaatgctcccattactcgtgctttacgggaattaaatgcTGTTCATAATTATGTTCTTTttgatttctcgctttcaagagcagcatttttaaatcttttgaattctatattatagttatttagtagctagtatagtttttaaatacatgtaatatatttgtaatatagctcaatctaagcaacttttgtatcatagtctgtaGGGATTGTaactcatagacttaaataaataaataaataaataaataaataaataaataaataaaaaaaaaataaataaagaaatatgtacAAGGCATTGGACGGACATATGCAATGCAGCAGAATTATGGAAAGCAGCTAAAAATAGAGccatttataaagaaattttaaataatataaaataatgtattttatgcaatatagtTCAGCAACAAAAAGACATACATTCGTAAACgaataagcaaataaagaagaagacgtTATGTCACATAGTCACCGTAAAACTGAAGTAATCTTGGACATCAGTACGACGAACACCAATAAGATTTTGTATGGACAATTAATAAAACCCCTTTCCATGGCTTAATAAaatgcttcgaaaattggttcaacCGAATGCAAAAGTGTCTGGATGTTCATGGAAAAAATGATCCAATGCTCATTTTTCCATTGTAAAACcagaaatatacataaatagccACTGTCATATTGTTCCTATCGTTTTTTTTACAACCGGAAATAATGGAAAGAGTAATAAGCTTTAGACGATCACTGTCTGCAGGAAAATCATGCAACTCtcatcgaaaaatttttaaggcaaaaagtaaaaactatttttgaaggGATTGTAACCTATCTAAGTAAATTTGATAATGCACGTTCCAGTCTATCGAACTATAAAACAGCACGAAAATAATGTCATACTTAAAATCCGATGGAAAATATCTCTTCCCAACAAGTGCTGCCTTCTACTTAGTAaccaattgagtagtaaagtcttctGTCGACGAATAAAAGTCCTACATTATACATAAGAATTTTATCATTCCCTTATTGTATGACGCAGAAGTTTGAACGATAGCAACATTCGGAAATGCGGCTCTTGGAGTGTTTgcgaaaaaagattttatgaaaatttatggaCCTTTACGTCTTGATGACGATGTGCATATATCGCAGGTGATGTAGCAATGTATGAGCTTCACACAACGTAAACATAATGCAGCAAATAAGATCTTGCGGCTCCACTGGATAAGTCATGTCATGAAAATGGATACAAGcactccagctctgaaagtattcaaagtaATACCTACTGGTGGTAGCGAAGATGTGGGTCTTCTTTACGTTGGCATGATTAAGTAGATAATCACTTGACTTGACTTGCCTTGGAGtatccaactgacgccggttaacATGAGGAAGAAGTGACTGCCCGCTTCATTAAATTCGGGCAAAAATCGCTTAAGTGGTTATCGCACTAatcaaaaggaaaatatatactGTGCTCAAATCCCTCCGACTATAGAGCTTACATCATTCACTTGAGTTTCATTCGCTTTTCCTATATTTTGCAATTCTTCTCAGAGCCCTGCAGGGAATGTTTTGCATGATGTTTACTATGAACGCACAGATTCCTGAACCTAATTACATGTAAAGTGCAAAGTGCGAATTGGGACTTTCGTAAAATGTAACTACAGGAAACgtacaaaatattagaaaaatcatCCAATACGACTGAAGCCCCATCCCTGTATATGGAGCtcataaaattaatcataaataaattttataactgcctggaaaaaaaccgaaaagcaaaaatattcgaGGTATTGGGATCAATTGTGCAGTAATGTAATGCATGTGaaacgtttaatttttttttaattgttttatcaaATTAAGTAACAAtttccgaatttttcacaacaaaataaattaaatataatacaaattttaatttttttaccgaGAACGTTAGATTTGGTAAATCATGTAAAATGTCAGCCTCAATAAAATGTGTTTCATTCAATACGGTAACAAAGACGGTTATTATCTACATACCTGGCACTGACTTGGTGACCAAAATTAGGGGTATTTCCGCCATATGGTTTGTGGCTAGTGCTAGGCTATGAGTGCCTGCCCAACTGATACTCTCGCCGTCATTAATGCGGTCAAAGTTATCCTTCAATAAGAACTACAGAGTCATAATTCCTGAAAAGGTAATTCCAGAAGAGCAAACAACACGATTTAAAAACGTTGCAGCCACATTCATTGAATAACAGTTTGAAAATGCAGCCTTTCAGCCACTTTTCTGAGTAGAGGCTACAAAATTGTAATCACTAATCGTTCATGTTATTCATGACTGGTAAGTCGTTTTGCGGTCATTTGATGCACTTGCCCTGAAAAtattaacacaaaatttaaatactcataaaattttattataaattaagtattaaacaatatttattttacatacatagatatattgaAAAACTCGCATAACTCACgcgaaatcattttttatttacagaaacaaaattgattggttaattttgcaccaccacatactcgtatgcgcacacaaacaaaaaattaagatggagtttttgatttatttgtgatcatttcaaaattaaagatATAACAAAGTACTTAGAAATAAGTACAACGAAATCGTTCAATTCAACTAATAGTTCAAGCATTTTTAattatcaataattttattgcctTTTAAATAGTATTAACTTTAAAGTATTTCATGTTCTTAATGCACAACATGACGTCTAATTATGGATAGTTACCCTTCAGGTTGTACTAATGGCAATAAGAAAAGCCGTCACACTGGTATAGTCTAATGAGTTACCTGagaatgatatctacatttttactgatagccaggcggcaaTGAAATCCCTTACAAAGCAGTCGACGAACTCCAAGGTAGCAATGAAATAGCGCATATCTCTGAACGAGATGGCTGACTCATTTCACGCAGAGATAACTGCAGgcccgatgaactagcgaggcACCAATTTGGCTGATGAGTACACAGCCAATGACATAGGCGTACCCTTCCACACATGTTGGCTAGGTACTTATCTTTGGGGAAATTGTAAGTGCAGCGAATGATGGCGTAACTACACTACCTGCAGAATCGCCCGATGATTGTGATCGACTcttaatgctaaacgcacattATCtgtgctaagccaaaataagaatGAGAACAGTTTTCCGTTATAACGAGGCGGTATCTAATAGGCAGACACGTGCAGAGGATGGACGTGCAAATACACGACTTCTAGATCaagacacaccacaaataggaggaggagcacgaccaaacacctaaaaagggtgtaagcgccagttatatatacattagggcgggtcgatttaaaaatcgctcattgctctgtgaaaatcgtattctagggataaaaataagaaattttaccGAAGGAACCACAtctctaaaatgaattctgatgtcccccaatttgggtcgaacgaaaaatcccactttgacccatttagagtgttccaatcgagtccaaatgctTGACCGACCcacactaactttggacggccgatccacccatgccagtggcacaccccctggaactcccctggggggttccccatacaatcaatcaaaatatcaccatttttggcctttacatgagaaaagaaagtaaaaagttcggcccaaattgggggacatcagaattcgttttagtggtatggtttttttgcctccccacaaatcgacccggcctaatatacatacatatatattgaatATTAGGGTAGTGAGTAAACATTTGCTAGGTCAATATGTTAAATGTTGAGTTAATGCACTTTACACTTGGTTGGTTTGCATGCTTTTTTGATTTTCGCTTTCAGAGTGCGAGTAACGTAACATTCATTATAATCTTATTTGATTCGGTTCTGAAACTTAGGAATTTAGCTAAATCATAAATGAAATATCAGAttttaacaacaataacagcaaaccacatcaaaagactgcagaaGACGGCAAATTCCAATCACT comes from Anastrepha ludens isolate Willacy chromosome 3, idAnaLude1.1, whole genome shotgun sequence and encodes:
- the LOC128856689 gene encoding rRNA 2'-O-methyltransferase fibrillarin-like, whose protein sequence is MKFPILLAVFFAILALVKGVPVPGGGGGGGGGGGGRGCNCERGGGGGGGGGGGGGWGNGPGGPGGAGGPDCVRPSWMPPCPP